The following is a genomic window from Myxococcales bacterium.
CTCGGGCAGTTGATAGGTTTTATTACCCACACTCACCTGCCTCTCACCCATAGCTTCGAGCAAGGCCGATTGTACCTTTGCTGCAGCTCGGTTAATTTCATCAGCCAAAATTAAATTATGAAACACTGGCCCACTTTGAAAGGAAAATGTTCCTTTATCGGGATGATAGACCTCTGTTCCCGTGATATCTGCCGGCAAGAGATCAGGCGTAAACTGAATGCGGTGAAAATCCCCTTCAATCAAAACTGACAGTGCTTTAATAGCTTTGGTTTTCGCCAATCCAGGAGCACCTTCCACTAGTAAATGACCGTCTGCAAGAAGCGCCAACAGCAAACGATCAATAAGTTTCTTCTGGCCCAAAATACTTTTTTCTAAGGCATTGGCGAGCGAGTTCACTTTTTCATGAAAATTCATAATGCACTCTCATCATCGTGAATGGCTTTGACTTGTTGTTTTTTCAAAATTATAGCAGTCCTCACCTTCTCCATTAAATCATTCATCGAAGATTTGTCCACCCCTTTAGTAGAGACTGGTTCACAAAAATGAACTGTCATTGAGCGATTGCTATTTATCATCAATGTGTCAGCGGGCATAATGTCGCGCGCACCTTCGATAAAAACAGGCACAATATCTAAGCCCAAACTCGTCGCTAAATGAAAACCACCTTTTTTGAAATGAGCTATTTCTCCAGTGCGAGAGCGAGTTCCTTCAGGTGCCATCCAAATGGAGATACCATCATTCAAACGTTTTTTTGCCAATTCCAATTGCCTAATGGCTTTACTGCGATTCTTACGATCTACAGCAATAAAACCAGCTTTTTCCATAGCAGGACCCACAACAGGAATACTCATTATTCCAGCTTTTGATACCATCCTTAAACTCATTGGCACAGCAGCAAACATTGCTGGAATATCGAGCCACGATTCATGATTGGACATAAACAGATAGGTGTGATTGGGCTTAAGAAACTTACGCCCCGTCACAAAAAGTGTGCTAAAGGTCTCTTTAAACTGAATCTGCCAAAACCTGCGAAGATAATTATCCGTGATAGGTACATTTACCTTGCCAGCCAAGGCTCGAGCCAAATACTGTGAGCACAGAGCAAAAGTTTTTACAAACATCACTACGCCATACCAAGAGCTTTTTTTAAACTGTGCTGGATGTTTGGGTTTAAAAAGTAATAATTTTTCCTTCATAATTTAGCTCGCAAAATGATTAGTAGCGGCAATCAAAGCACTGGTAATTCCAGGCTCACTTGCTGAGTGCCCTGCTTCTTCCACTATAATCAATTCCGATTTTGGCCATTTTTTATGCAGTTCATACGCACTAACAGGAGGGCACGGCATATCGTAGCGCCCTTGAACAATGACGCCTGGAATTTCTTTAATTTTTTCTGCGTTATTCAAGATCCAGTTATCCTCTTTAAAAAATGCATTATTAATAAAATAGTGGTTTTCGATACGGGCAAAGGCATAGGCAAAATGCTCATCGCTAAAGCTTTCTACCATCTGTGGGTTTTTCTTAAGCTTTGAGGTTGCGCCCTCCCAAGCACTCCATGCCTTAGCAGCTCTATGAATTGTGGCGCTATCACTGCTATTTAATCGCTTGTGATACGCCTTAACTAAATCGTCTCGTTCATTTTTTGGAATCGGCTCTAAAAATTTCTCCCATTCTTCTGGATAATAAATACCTGCACCATGTTGATAGAACCAATCAATCTCTTGCTTGCGTACCAAAAAAATTCCCCGCAGCACCAAAGATTTGGTCATTTCGGGATGTGTAATAGCGTAGCTTAGAGATAAGGTGCTCCCCCACGATCCACCAAAAACATGCCAAGCATCGATATGTAGTTTTTCGCGAATCCGCTCCATGTCAGATACTAAATCAAAAGTGGTATTTTCTTTGAGTTCGCCAAAAGGCGTTGATTTACCACACCCTCTTTGATCAAAAAGAATAACTCGCCACTTTTTTGGATCAAAGTAACATCGATGTTTTTCTTCAATTCCCCCGCCTGGTCCACCGTGTACAAATATTACTGGCTTACCATCTGGATTTCCCACCTCTTCCACATAAATGGAATGAAGCTCACTTACCTGCAAATGGAAATGATTAAAAGGCTCGATAGGAGGGAACAGAGTATTCATGAAGCTATCCTTTTCTTTCTTCGGTAAAGAACGACGAATTTTCTTCGCGAGCTTTGAACAAAACAATCACATTTCCAATAGTAGCAATATGATGTGCGTTGGTTTCCTTAATTATTTCTCGTATGTTTTCTTCAATTTCATTTTTTTGTATCGGCAAAATTTGTATTTTTATTAATTCATGATCAAATAATGCCTGATTTATTTCTTTAATTAAAGTTAAAGAGACCCCTTTTTTTCCGATCTGGACTACTGGTTTTAAATGATGTGCAAATTTTTTTAATAACCGCTTTTGCTCTTCCAAAAGCACTGTCTTTTCTTGTTTATTATTCATGATAGGCATAGCCTAAGAAGCCTAATCACAGGTGTCAATATTGCGGTTCGGGCTTTATGCGTTATAAGCCGTAGAGACTAATCAATAACTAAGATTTTTAAACCAATGGGGCCACTTATGACCTTTGTAGTTACCGAAAACTGTCAACGATGCCGTTTTACTGACTGCGTTTCTGTTTGTCCGGTAGATTGTTTTTATGCTGATGATGAGCAACTCTATATTAACCCTGATGAGTGTATCGATTGCGGTGCTTGTGAACCCGAATGTCCAGTAGAAGCTATATACGATGAAGCGAATATTCCTAGTGATCAGGAAAAGTGGATAAAAATTAATGCAGAAAAAGCTTCAAATTTACCTAACATTACCCAAAAACAGGATCCTTACCCCGGAGCGGAAGAGCGAAAAACTAAACTTGGTT
Proteins encoded in this region:
- a CDS encoding 1-acyl-sn-glycerol-3-phosphate acyltransferase codes for the protein MKEKLLLFKPKHPAQFKKSSWYGVVMFVKTFALCSQYLARALAGKVNVPITDNYLRRFWQIQFKETFSTLFVTGRKFLKPNHTYLFMSNHESWLDIPAMFAAVPMSLRMVSKAGIMSIPVVGPAMEKAGFIAVDRKNRSKAIRQLELAKKRLNDGISIWMAPEGTRSRTGEIAHFKKGGFHLATSLGLDIVPVFIEGARDIMPADTLMINSNRSMTVHFCEPVSTKGVDKSSMNDLMEKVRTAIILKKQQVKAIHDDESAL
- the yhbY gene encoding ribosome assembly RNA-binding protein YhbY, with the translated sequence MNNKQEKTVLLEEQKRLLKKFAHHLKPVVQIGKKGVSLTLIKEINQALFDHELIKIQILPIQKNEIEENIREIIKETNAHHIATIGNVIVLFKAREENSSFFTEERKG
- a CDS encoding 4Fe-4S binding protein, giving the protein MTFVVTENCQRCRFTDCVSVCPVDCFYADDEQLYINPDECIDCGACEPECPVEAIYDEANIPSDQEKWIKINAEKASNLPNITQKQDPYPGAEERKTKLGF
- the pip gene encoding prolyl aminopeptidase; protein product: MNTLFPPIEPFNHFHLQVSELHSIYVEEVGNPDGKPVIFVHGGPGGGIEEKHRCYFDPKKWRVILFDQRGCGKSTPFGELKENTTFDLVSDMERIREKLHIDAWHVFGGSWGSTLSLSYAITHPEMTKSLVLRGIFLVRKQEIDWFYQHGAGIYYPEEWEKFLEPIPKNERDDLVKAYHKRLNSSDSATIHRAAKAWSAWEGATSKLKKNPQMVESFSDEHFAYAFARIENHYFINNAFFKEDNWILNNAEKIKEIPGVIVQGRYDMPCPPVSAYELHKKWPKSELIIVEEAGHSASEPGITSALIAATNHFAS